In a single window of the Cucumis melo cultivar AY chromosome 11, USDA_Cmelo_AY_1.0, whole genome shotgun sequence genome:
- the LOC103497354 gene encoding formin-like protein 6, giving the protein MKLAHRRLSFFFISFLPLFFTFFTATALTFDSYISYRRILHQPLFPIGSEPPPEIEFSPPPPPPPDSPADDQPFFHELPTSPDQSQPPPSSSNGTMPIPAATAQPSKPTKTVAIAISVGIVTLGMLSALAFFLYRHRAKHPGESQKLVGGSNNPERFMEDSRAPPSSFFYIGTVEPSQSSVVEQNGANGANSSPYRKLNSIKRSDRYRPSPELQPLPPLPKPPVVMSPPALSSSDEESLDTAFHTPQCSSIVSHEDGYFSPASRRSNSVKSCSTATYKNDHINSNPPPPIPHSKRTSPKSRFSVSSTKRNSSQPQPPPPPPPPPRSFDDIRATPNSKETMPFSATRPRFSKPPPPPNLALLQTISNSATFPQVPQPAGAPPPPPPPPPPPPPPPPRPTAHPASYSTPQKLGLSENRMSAVTPPDSSKSQSYSTARSNSSPKSTPSSTATNSAKEDAVLSTNSMERLEAEDADGAKPRLKPLHWDKVRATSDRATVWDQLKSSSFQLNEDMMETLFGFNSANSVPKEATRKSVLPPVEKENRVLDPKKSQNIAILLRALNVTRDEVIEALQDGNPEGFGTELLETLVKMAPTKEEEIKLREYCGDASKLGTAERFLKAVLEVPFAFRRVEAMLYRANFDSEVKYLRKSFQTLEGASEELKNSRLFLKLLEAVLKTGNRMNVGTNRGDAKAFKLETLLKLVDIKGTDGKTTLLHFVVQEIIRSEGGADSTNDNLQPRSQAKIEDEFRKQGLQVVAGLSRDLTNVKKAAGMDSDVLSSYVTKLEMGLEKVRLVLQFEKPGMQGKFFNSMKTFLKEAEEEIVRIKADERQALSLVKAVTEYFHGDAAKEEAHPFRIFMIVRDFLTILDQVCKEVGRMQDGVMVGAARSFRISATASLPVLSRYNVRHDRSSDEDSSSP; this is encoded by the exons ATGAAATTAGCTCATCGTCGTTTGAGTTTCTTCTTCATTTCGTTTCTTCCTTTATTCTTTACATTCTTTACTGCCACAGCTTTAACGTTTGATTCCTACATTTCCTACCGGAGAATTCTGCATCAGCCGCTTTTTCCTATTGGCTCTGAGCCACCGCCGGAGATTGAATTCTCTCCACCTCCACCACCTCCACCGGATTCTCCCGCCGATGATCAACCATTTTTCCACGAGCTACCGACGAGTCCAGATCAGAGTCAACCGCCTCCTTCCTCCAGTAATGGAACTATGCCTATACCGGCTGCTACGGCGCAGCCGTCTAAGCCTACCAAGACTGTTGCGATTGCCATTTCGGTTGGGATTGTGACTTTGGGGATGCTTTCGGCTCTTGCGTTCTTTTTGTATCGTCATCGTGCGAAGCATCCTGGGGAGTCGCAgaagcttgttggagggagtaATAATCCGGAGAGATTTATGGAGGATTCGAGAGCGCCTCCTTCGAGTTTTTTTTATATTGGAACTGTTGAGCCGAGTCAGAGCTCTGTTGTGGAGCAGAATGGTGCTAATGGTGCGAATAGTTCGCCTTATCGGAAGCTGAATTCGATTAAGAGGTCGGATCGGTATCGTCCGAGTCCGGAGTTGCAGCCACTACCGCCTTTGCCTAAACCGCCGGTGGTTATGTCGCCTCCGGCTTTGTCATCTTCTGATGAGGAGAGTCTGGATACGGCATTTCATACTCCGCAATGCTCGTCGATTGTTAGTCATGAGGATGGCTATTTTTCACCGGCTTCTCGTCGGAGTAATTCGGTTAAGAGCTGTTCAACGGCGACTTATAAGAATGACCATATCAATTCCAATCCTCCTCCTCCCATCCCGCATTCCAAAAGAACCTCTCCTAAATCGAGATTTTCGGTTTCTTCGACGAAGCGTAATTCGTCTCAGCCTCAGCCACCGCCACCGCCGCCTCCTCCACCGCGTTCGTTTGATGATATTCGTGCTACTCCGAATTCGAAAGAAACAATGCCTTTCTCTGCCACGAGACCTAGATTTTCGAAGCCTCCTCCCCCGCCGAATTTGGCGCTTCTTCAAACAATTAGCAATTCAGCTACATTTCCTCAAGTTCCGCAACCTGCTGGAGCTCCACCTCCGCCTCCCCCTCCGCCGCCTCCTCCCCCACCTCCACCTCCACGGCCGACGGCGCATCCGGCCTCTTATTCAACACCACAAAAACTAGGGTTATCAGAAAACAGAATGTCGGCAGTCACTCCTCCAGACTCCTCTAAATCACAATCCTACTCAACAGCGAGATCAAACTCATCTCCGAAATCCACACCGAGTTCTACGGCAACAAATTCTGCTAAAGAAGACGCTGTCCTAAGCACTAATTCTATGGAGAGGCTGGAAGCAGAAGATGCAGATGGTGCAAAACCGAGATTGAAGCCCTTGCACTGGGACAAAGTACGAGCAACATCAGACCGAGCTACAGTCTGGGATCAACTTAAATCAAGCTCATTCCA ATTAAACGAGGATATGATGGAGACACTTTTCGGCTTCAATTCTGCAAATTCTGTTCCCAAAGAAGCCACGAGAAAGTCTGTTCTTCCCCCCGTTGAGAAGGAAAACAGGGTATTAGACCCAAAAAAATCGCAGAACATAGCAATACTTCTAAGAGCACTTAATGTCACGCGTGATGAAGTGATCGAAGCTCTTCAAGATG GTAACCCAGAAGGCTTTGGTACTGAGCTCTTAGAAACTCTTGTAAAGATGGCTCCAACCAAAGAGGAAGAGATAAAACTTAGAGAGTACTGTGGTGATGCTTCAAAATTAGGGACTGCCGAAAGATTTCTCAAGGCAGTGCTTGAAGTTCCATTTGCCTTTAGAAGAGTTGAGGCAATGCTGTACAGAGCCAATTTTGATTCAGAAGTAAAGTACCTGAGAAAATCTTTCCAAACCCTTGAG GGTGCAAGTGAAGAATTAAAGAACAGTAGACTTTTTCTTAAACTCCTTGAAGCAGTTCTCAAGACAGGAAATAGGATGAATGTTGGTACGAATCGCGGTGATGCTAAAGCCTTTAAGCTTGAAACCCTCTTAAAATTAGTAGATATAAAGGGCACAGATGGAAAAACAACATTGCTTCATTTTGTTGTTCAAGAAATCATCAGATCAGAAGGTGGTGCTGATTCAACTAATGACAACCTTCAACCCCGTTCGCAAGCTAAAATCGAGGATGAATTCAGAAAGCAGGGCTTGCAAGTTGTGGCTGGACTAAGCAGAGACCTCACCAATGTCAAAAAAGCAGCAGGGATGGACTCAGACGTCTTGAGCAGTTATGTCACAAAGCTCGAAATGGGGCTCGAAAAAGTAAGGTTGGTCTTACAATTCGAAAAGCCTGGAATGCAGGGAAAATTCTTCAACTCAATGAAAACATTCTTGAAAGAGGCAGAAGAGGAAATAGTCAGGATCAAGGCTGATGAAAGACAAGCTTTATCGCTCGTGAAAGCAGTGACCGAGTATTTCCATGGCGATGCAGCTAAGGAAGAAGCCCACCCCTTCCGAATCTTCATGATCGTTCGGGATTTCCTAACCATACTCGATCAAGTATGCAAAGAAGTCGGGAGAATGCAGGATGGAGTAATGGTGGGTGCTGCTAGATCCTTTCGAATATCCGCTACAGCCTCACTCCCAGTCCTCAGCAGGTATAATGTCAGACACGACCGAAGCTCCGACGAGGATAGCTCATCTCCATGA